A part of Synchiropus splendidus isolate RoL2022-P1 chromosome 19, RoL_Sspl_1.0, whole genome shotgun sequence genomic DNA contains:
- the LOC128750635 gene encoding uncharacterized protein LOC128750635 isoform X2 yields the protein MRSGVSDGPVDELNMDSGGGIRAELGSQCHGLDKQRILELLRIRRTERASHLRRQEIVSSVRKTYEDFVQKASGYAMHWRVSPHPSGLIGRYPPHNLDTRLRVLRRQCSNAMEKQKEKLPTEGPLRMAASELATMKAISETSPQPLDTLLINELMAQSTISSSRATPMSPKTACSSPTLASSTRSARIHSNLRKKDDTDARGSSELPIITQTFHWHPMAAKRKRPAREGRQQMTSREPVMTSHQRPDTSLSSVDTHTPSELRALSLLYSQQTSTTSPCSSQTISRSRSQILFNSWEGEGEAGRLTEFPLVPHTFPKPPVAPKRSTVVAPLTSTAPTKGGTPHPLQVHPFQEVVRRSCSNELDEFSDPSQSISKCFLQLRSDNWKEKLQGLRNIKAMAREDPNLLQSKLHEVFQVLGEEVNKHSTVACEAIDTISALHEGLGRAMDRDTESKCLSLLMKCAQITNKIVQQQEEPAADAVTDHSVVEPDNTEADGESCPSRADVRSKPCSSASRTCTAKALGGDSPRASPKETEPPTRTPPSAQHTVQVQMKTRGKRPGDDKGLPLKHHPPLKPTNAPKKNQAKNCGRPVLAYGEAPSKKRGPRHGRNRQFQKGGSRSRKAQQAGSPSQNLALFFQQLSSDDWNKKLQGLKTMKALARRHPGILQAKLHQVCRVLGEEVGKLQLHSIVACEAINTIAALHRHLGKAMDQEAEMTGRTLLMKLAHTNNKLIHLQVNLALEALVKGCSPAKVLSSLVSPGLSHWCPTVRISTAKHLHQLADIVGEEFILTAENMVAERYLRAVSKMAIDGAAEVRIHGREMLRRLDPPRRCRDLWVKIVPYKDKPQLDQVLTKILWRR from the exons ATGCGGAGTGGTGTCAGTGATGGTCCAGTGGATGAACTCAACATGGACAGTGGAGGTGGCATCAGAGCTGAG CTGGGGAGTCAATGTCATGGACTCGACAAGCAGAGAATTCTGGAACTCCTCAGAATCCGAAGGACTGAACGGGCCTCGCATCTGAGACGTCAGGAAATAGTGTCAAGTGTCCGGAAGACTTATGAGGACTTTGTGCAGAAAGCATCCGGGTACGCGATGCACTGGCGTGTCTCGCCGCATCCATCAGGTTTGATCGGTAGGTACCCTCCTCACAACCTGGACACGAGGCTCCGGGTCCTGAGGAGGCAATGCTCTAATGCCATGGAGAAACAAAAGGAGAAGTTGCCCACTGAAGGTCCACTGAGAATGGCAGCCAGTGAGCTGGCCACGATGAAAGCCATCTCAGAAACCAGCCCTCAACCTCTCGACACCTTGCTGATCAATGAGTTGATGGCACAATCGACGATTTCTTCTTCAAGAGCAACTCCAATGTCTCCAAAAACGGCTTGCTCATCTCCAACACTAGCTTCATCAACAAGGAGCGCCCGAATCCATTCGAACCTGA GAAAAAAAGACGACACTGATGCCAGGGGTTCTTCAGAACTACCAATCATCACCCAAACCTTCCACTGGCATCCAATGGCTGCTAAGAGAAAAAGACCTGCCAGGGAGGGAAGACAGCAGATGACCAGTCGGGAGCCTGTCATGACTTCCCACCAGAGGCCCGATACAAGTCTCAGCAGCGTGGACACTCACACTCCCAGTGAGCTGAGAGCCCTCTCGCTTCTTTACTCCCAGCAAACCTCAACCACATCACCGTGTTCTTCACAGACAATAAGCAGGAGTCGCTCACAAATCCTGTTCAACTCCT GGGAAGGAGAAGGGGAAGCAGGAAGACTGACAGAATTCCCACTTGTTCCTCATACCTTCCCAAAACCTCCCGTGGCTCCGAAAAGGAGCACTGTGGTGGCGCCCTTGACTTCGACGGCACCCACGAAAGGAGGAACACCACATCCCTTACAAGTCCATCCATTCCAGGAGGTGGTCCGAAGGTCTTGTAGCAATGAGCTGGATGAGTTCTCTGACCCTTCGCAGAGCATCTCAAAGTGTTTCCTGCAGCTCCGTTCGGACAACTG GAAAGAGAAACTTCAAGGCCTACGGAATATTAAAGCAATGGCAAGAGAGGACCCAAATCTCCTGCAGTCCAAGCTGCATGAAGTATTTCAGGTCCTTGGAGAAGAG GTGAACAAACATTCCACGGTGGCCTGTGAGGCGATAGACACGATTTCTGCGCTCCACGAAGGCCTGGGCAGAGCTATGGACCGTGACACCGAGAGCAAGTGTCTCTCCTTGTTGATGAAGTGTGCCCAAATCACCAACAAGATcgtccagcagcaggaggagcccGCGGCTGATGCAGTGACGGACCACTCTGTGGTTGAGCCTGACAACACTGAGGCCGACGGAGAGTCGTGTCCCAGTCGGGCAGATGTGCGCTCAAAACCCTGCAGCAGTGCATCGAGGACCTGCACCGCCAAAGCACTGGGCGGAGATTCTCCGAGAGCAAGTCCTAAAGAAACGGAACCTCCGACAAGAACGCCCCCATCTGCACAACACACAGTTCAAGTTCAAATGAAGACGA GAGGTAAACGGCCAGGGGATGACAAGGGGCTTCCACTGAAACACCATCCGCCTCTTAAACCCACAAATGCTCCCAAAAAGAACCAGGCAAAGAACTGTGGCAGGCCCGTCCTTGCTTACGGGGAAGCTCCGTCGAAGAAAAGAGGACCACGTCACGGAAGGAACCGCCAGTTTCAGAAGGGCGGCAGTCGGTCTCGGAAGGCCCAGCAAGCTGGAAGTCCTTCTCAAAACCTCGCGCTTTTCTTCCAGCAGCTCAGCTCAGATGACTG GAATAAGAAACTACAGGGGCTGAAAACCATGAAGGCGCTAGCAAGACGGCATCCTGGCATCCTGCAGGCAAAGCTGCATCAAGTGTGTCGAGTCCTCGGGGAAGAG GTGGGGAAACTGCAACTTCACTCCATAGTGGCCTGCGAGGCCATAAACACCATCGCTGCGCTGCATCGGCACCTGGGGAAGGCCATGGACCAGGAGGCAGAGATGACCGGCCGCACCCTGCTCATGAAGCTGGCACACACCAACAACAAGCTCATCCATCTGCAGGTCAACCTTGCTCTGGAAGCACTGGTGAAGGGCTGCAGTCCAGCCAAAGTCCTGAGCTCCCTGGTCAGCCCCGGACTCAG TCACTGGTGTCCGACGGTGCGAATCAGTACAGCCAAACACCTGCACCAGCTGGCCGACATCGTGGGTGAGGAGTTCATCTTGACAGCAGAGAACATGGTTGCAGAGCGATATCTCCGAGCGGTCAGTAAAATGGCCATAGATGGCGCCGCTGAAGTCAG AATCCATGGACGGGAGATGCTCCGGCGTCTGGATCCTCCACGGCGGTGTCGAGACTTGTGGGTCAAGATTGTCCCCTACAAAGACAAGCCTCAGCTGGACCAAGTCCTCACTAAGATTTTGTGGAGACGATGA
- the ccndx gene encoding cyclin Dx isoform X2, protein MSVNTQFSRLSCSEEYLHCSHSQLEGLALFPSSEAVVSSLGELPSYLKRLPSSLIPQPPLSRSTNASPSRTPKSRKKDENKVHPKPNPMTATFSPPRCQSPKKSESLTDRADFRPAVPLARGISRIPYLSRSKDIKVTQSLEEQCTISDLPRSSYYAVSVPTSPQLSLTSSSQKVSVASSECIKPRKLREPSLVTSLPPHCSVESKRSPSKIPRASPSISRLSRFRLLPGESERRKTEPTKHRENSQKRRTSSASPSPSSKLWNMATFHIRREDPALSRSSLSPTAVSLPLATSGWMSDLDTPFCGNTVTAEIKSRPKRAVRSSSSKRLLGTFTKSSELLLIKLMLFKLPQMCCYLSEGNDAGDESGMLEEVSLQPQMTKSGTLSRTPGKGLLPHIRAETTSIETPSSPRMLPSPEKGAVHPRVCAFSPMVPPLISYSCLQEESQTPALSSSKSAPSSFMPAVTFPRTAPTSTLTAASSLICAPPSPGGAPLGSPPTSPRSFSTAPSSSITSPYSPAATPHRTRSPILTASVAGVAEAIDQEGQLLVPIPPTKEPLASNAPLRREGPLFGRNLRFPHGGNGSCAKDPAENMSHLYHQLRTDNWNVRLMGLKGIQTLAWHNPHYLQPELEEVCKVLADEVNNLCPLACEAIDTMASLCLHLGKAMDGTAGRMCLDVLLKLSQTTNKFILQKDVSFQELLVDPSVEGTLSREKNGFTEPVSELISSDRRAEALPLIDPVSCRVPESLDGDSGGNFLEYSAHPDPHLPVDLQRNKTAESDIVLTTTSSSDQDVATNLYVFFRHIRSDQCHGCLKSSASLKKR, encoded by the exons ATGTCGGTGAATACACAATTCAGCAGGCTGTCGTGCTCAGAGGAGTATTTACACTGCAGCCACAGTCAGTTGGAGGGCTTGGCCCTTTTTCCTTCCTCTGAGGCGGTGGTGTCCTCCCTTGGAGAGCTTCCCTCTTATCTCAAAAGGCTTCCGTCTTCCTTGATACCCCAGCCTCCTCTGTCTAGATCAACAAATGCATCTCCTTCTCGAACCCCCAAATCAC GGAAGAAAGATGAAAACAAGGTTCACCCAAAGCCAAATCCAATGACGGCaacattttctcctccacgATGTCAGTCCCCAAAGAAAAGTGAATCTCTGACAGACAGAGCGGATTTCCGACCTGCCGTGCCTTTAGCCAGGGGAATTTCTCGAATCCCGTATTTATCAA GATCGAAGGACATAAAGGTGACTCAAAGTCTGGAGGAACAGTGCACCATCTCAGATCTTCCCAGATCCTCCTACTATGCCGTCTCTGTTCCAACATCACCTCAGCTGTCATTGACTTCTTCTTCTCAAAAAGTATCGGTGGCTTCAAGCGAGTGCATAAAACCCAGGAAGCTGAGAGAACCTTCACTTGTCACCAGTCTTCCCCCTCATTGCTCAGTGGAATCGAAGCGAAGCCCATCCAAGATCCCTCGTGCTTCTCCGTCGATCAGTAGACTTTCCCGATTTCGTCTGCTCCCGG GAGAATCTGAGAGAAGAAAGACTGAGCCCACAAAGCACAGAGAAAACTCTCAGAAGAGAAGGACCAGCTCTGCCAGTCCTTCACCATCAAGCAAGCTGTGGAACATGGCGACATTTCACATTCGGAGAGAAGACCCAGCTCTCTCCAGATCCAGCTTGTCTCCGACGGCTGTATCACTACCTCTAGCAACGTCCGGGTGGATGTCAGATCTGGACACGCCGTTCTGTGGGAATACTGTGACCGCAGAGATCAAATCTCGGCCGAAGAGAGCTGTGAGGTCTTCAAGCTCAAAGAGGCTGTTGGGAACATTTACCAAGTCAAGTGAGCTTTTGTTGATAAAGTTAATGCTGTTTAAGCTTCCACAAATGTGTTGTTATCTTTCAGAAGGCAACGATGCAGGAGATGAGTCTGGAATGCTGGAAGAGGTATCACTGCAGCCACAGATGACCAAGAGTGGGACATTAAGCAGGACTCCAGGGAAAGGGCTTCTGCCTCATATCAGAGCTGAGACAACTTCAATAGAAACACCATCTTCTCCAAGGATGTTGCCATCTCCAGAGAAGGGTGCTGTTCATCCAAGGGTGTGTGCATTTTCTCCAATGGTTCCTCCGCTTATATCCTACAGCTGTCTTCAAGAAGAGTCACAGACTCCAGCTTTGTCATCTTCAAAGTCCGCCCCATCTTCTTTCATGCCAGCAGTGACGTTTCCCAGAACGGCTCCCACTTCTACCCTTACAGCTGCGTCTTCTCTCATTTGTGCTCCTCCTTCCCCTGGAGGCGCTCCACTCGGCTCCCCTCCGACCTCTCCCAGGTCATTCAGTACAGCTCCATCATCCTCAATAACCTCCCCATATTCCCCTGCTGCCACACCGCATCGGACCCGTTCGCCAATCCTGACTGCCTCAG TTGCAGGAGTGGCAGAAGCCATCGACCAGGAGGGACAACTACTAGTTCCCATTCCTCCAACTAAAGAACCTCTGGCCTCCAATGCCCCACTGAGAAGAGAAGGACCTCTGTTTGGACGGAACCTTCGATTCCCACATGGTGGCAATGGCTCATGCGCCAAAGACCCTGCTGAAAACATGTCCCACCTCTACCATCAGCTCCGCACTGACAACTG GAATGTGAGACTGATGGGGTTGAAGGGCATCCAAACTTTGGCATGGCACAATCCGCATTACCTGCAACCGGAACTGGAGGAAGTCTGTAAAGTCCTGGCAGACGAG GTGAACAACCTGTGTCCCTTGGCATGTGAAGCCATTGACACCATGGCTTCTCTCTGTCTGCACCTCGGTAAAGCAATGGATGGCACAGCGGGCAGAATGTGTCTGGATGTGCTCCTCAAGCTTTCTCAGACCACCAACAAGTTCATTCTTCAGAAGGACGTGTCCTTTCAGGAACTGCTGGTGGATCCCAGTGTGGAGGGGACATTGTCAAGAGAGAAAAACGGTTTCACAGAGCCAGTCTCAGAGCTCATCTCCAGTGATCGGAGAGCAGAGGCTCTCCCTCTCATAGATCCCGTGTCCTGCCGTGTTCCGGAGAGTCTAG ATGGCGACAGTGGAGGGAATTTTCTTGAATATTCTGCCCACCCTGATCCTCACCTGCCTGTAGACCTCCAAAGGAACAAGACAGCAGAGTCTGACATTGTGTTGACGACAACCTCCAGCTCTGATCAAGACGTTGCCACTAATCTCTATGTCTTCTTTCGGCACATCCGCTCAGACCAGTG TCACGGCTGCTTGAAGTCTTCCGCATCCTTGAAGAAGAG GTGA
- the ccndx gene encoding cyclin Dx isoform X1 yields MSVNTQFSRLSCSEEYLHCSHSQLEGLALFPSSEAVVSSLGELPSYLKRLPSSLIPQPPLSRSTNASPSRTPKSRKKDENKVHPKPNPMTATFSPPRCQSPKKSESLTDRADFRPAVPLARGISRIPYLSRSKDIKVTQSLEEQCTISDLPRSSYYAVSVPTSPQLSLTSSSQKVSVASSECIKPRKLREPSLVTSLPPHCSVESKRSPSKIPRASPSISRLSRFRLLPGESERRKTEPTKHRENSQKRRTSSASPSPSSKLWNMATFHIRREDPALSRSSLSPTAVSLPLATSGWMSDLDTPFCGNTVTAEIKSRPKRAVRSSSSKRLLGTFTKSSELLLIKLMLFKLPQMCCYLSEGNDAGDESGMLEEVSLQPQMTKSGTLSRTPGKGLLPHIRAETTSIETPSSPRMLPSPEKGAVHPRVCAFSPMVPPLISYSCLQEESQTPALSSSKSAPSSFMPAVTFPRTAPTSTLTAASSLICAPPSPGGAPLGSPPTSPRSFSTAPSSSITSPYSPAATPHRTRSPILTASVAGVAEAIDQEGQLLVPIPPTKEPLASNAPLRREGPLFGRNLRFPHGGNGSCAKDPAENMSHLYHQLRTDNWNVRLMGLKGIQTLAWHNPHYLQPELEEVCKVLADEVNNLCPLACEAIDTMASLCLHLGKAMDGTAGRMCLDVLLKLSQTTNKFILQKDVSFQELLVDPSVEGTLSREKNGFTEPVSELISSDRRAEALPLIDPVSCRVPESLDGDSGGNFLEYSAHPDPHLPVDLQRNKTAESDIVLTTTSSSDQDVATNLYVFFRHIRSDQWSEKLKGLRSLQAAAHLDSDLLQSRLLEVFRILEEEVNSQHCIVVCEAINTLAVLHLHLAKAMTYEEVQTCLSLLLKYAQMTNKFIYQREHFVFDILMDPSFEEKLREGSQLAVAACQEAEVNTVCVSPGDGTEAVPHRSKGRSTFTIKEASVCPGLPLSARGLILI; encoded by the exons ATGTCGGTGAATACACAATTCAGCAGGCTGTCGTGCTCAGAGGAGTATTTACACTGCAGCCACAGTCAGTTGGAGGGCTTGGCCCTTTTTCCTTCCTCTGAGGCGGTGGTGTCCTCCCTTGGAGAGCTTCCCTCTTATCTCAAAAGGCTTCCGTCTTCCTTGATACCCCAGCCTCCTCTGTCTAGATCAACAAATGCATCTCCTTCTCGAACCCCCAAATCAC GGAAGAAAGATGAAAACAAGGTTCACCCAAAGCCAAATCCAATGACGGCaacattttctcctccacgATGTCAGTCCCCAAAGAAAAGTGAATCTCTGACAGACAGAGCGGATTTCCGACCTGCCGTGCCTTTAGCCAGGGGAATTTCTCGAATCCCGTATTTATCAA GATCGAAGGACATAAAGGTGACTCAAAGTCTGGAGGAACAGTGCACCATCTCAGATCTTCCCAGATCCTCCTACTATGCCGTCTCTGTTCCAACATCACCTCAGCTGTCATTGACTTCTTCTTCTCAAAAAGTATCGGTGGCTTCAAGCGAGTGCATAAAACCCAGGAAGCTGAGAGAACCTTCACTTGTCACCAGTCTTCCCCCTCATTGCTCAGTGGAATCGAAGCGAAGCCCATCCAAGATCCCTCGTGCTTCTCCGTCGATCAGTAGACTTTCCCGATTTCGTCTGCTCCCGG GAGAATCTGAGAGAAGAAAGACTGAGCCCACAAAGCACAGAGAAAACTCTCAGAAGAGAAGGACCAGCTCTGCCAGTCCTTCACCATCAAGCAAGCTGTGGAACATGGCGACATTTCACATTCGGAGAGAAGACCCAGCTCTCTCCAGATCCAGCTTGTCTCCGACGGCTGTATCACTACCTCTAGCAACGTCCGGGTGGATGTCAGATCTGGACACGCCGTTCTGTGGGAATACTGTGACCGCAGAGATCAAATCTCGGCCGAAGAGAGCTGTGAGGTCTTCAAGCTCAAAGAGGCTGTTGGGAACATTTACCAAGTCAAGTGAGCTTTTGTTGATAAAGTTAATGCTGTTTAAGCTTCCACAAATGTGTTGTTATCTTTCAGAAGGCAACGATGCAGGAGATGAGTCTGGAATGCTGGAAGAGGTATCACTGCAGCCACAGATGACCAAGAGTGGGACATTAAGCAGGACTCCAGGGAAAGGGCTTCTGCCTCATATCAGAGCTGAGACAACTTCAATAGAAACACCATCTTCTCCAAGGATGTTGCCATCTCCAGAGAAGGGTGCTGTTCATCCAAGGGTGTGTGCATTTTCTCCAATGGTTCCTCCGCTTATATCCTACAGCTGTCTTCAAGAAGAGTCACAGACTCCAGCTTTGTCATCTTCAAAGTCCGCCCCATCTTCTTTCATGCCAGCAGTGACGTTTCCCAGAACGGCTCCCACTTCTACCCTTACAGCTGCGTCTTCTCTCATTTGTGCTCCTCCTTCCCCTGGAGGCGCTCCACTCGGCTCCCCTCCGACCTCTCCCAGGTCATTCAGTACAGCTCCATCATCCTCAATAACCTCCCCATATTCCCCTGCTGCCACACCGCATCGGACCCGTTCGCCAATCCTGACTGCCTCAG TTGCAGGAGTGGCAGAAGCCATCGACCAGGAGGGACAACTACTAGTTCCCATTCCTCCAACTAAAGAACCTCTGGCCTCCAATGCCCCACTGAGAAGAGAAGGACCTCTGTTTGGACGGAACCTTCGATTCCCACATGGTGGCAATGGCTCATGCGCCAAAGACCCTGCTGAAAACATGTCCCACCTCTACCATCAGCTCCGCACTGACAACTG GAATGTGAGACTGATGGGGTTGAAGGGCATCCAAACTTTGGCATGGCACAATCCGCATTACCTGCAACCGGAACTGGAGGAAGTCTGTAAAGTCCTGGCAGACGAG GTGAACAACCTGTGTCCCTTGGCATGTGAAGCCATTGACACCATGGCTTCTCTCTGTCTGCACCTCGGTAAAGCAATGGATGGCACAGCGGGCAGAATGTGTCTGGATGTGCTCCTCAAGCTTTCTCAGACCACCAACAAGTTCATTCTTCAGAAGGACGTGTCCTTTCAGGAACTGCTGGTGGATCCCAGTGTGGAGGGGACATTGTCAAGAGAGAAAAACGGTTTCACAGAGCCAGTCTCAGAGCTCATCTCCAGTGATCGGAGAGCAGAGGCTCTCCCTCTCATAGATCCCGTGTCCTGCCGTGTTCCGGAGAGTCTAG ATGGCGACAGTGGAGGGAATTTTCTTGAATATTCTGCCCACCCTGATCCTCACCTGCCTGTAGACCTCCAAAGGAACAAGACAGCAGAGTCTGACATTGTGTTGACGACAACCTCCAGCTCTGATCAAGACGTTGCCACTAATCTCTATGTCTTCTTTCGGCACATCCGCTCAGACCAGTG GAGTGAGAAACTCAAAGGTCTGAGGTCTCTTcaagcagctgctcacctggacTCTGATCTCTTGCAGTCACGGCTGCTTGAAGTCTTCCGCATCCTTGAAGAAGAG GTGAACAGCCAACACTGCATCGTGGTCTGTGAAGCCATCAACACCCTCGCTGtgctccaccttcacctggcTAAGGCCATGACCTACGAGGAAGTGCAGACCTGTCTTTCCTTGCTGCTGAAGTACGCACAGATGACCAACAAGTTCATCTACCAGCGAGAGCACTTTGTTTTCGACATCCTGATGGACCCCTCTTTTGAGGAGAAGTTGCGTGAGGGGAGTCAACTCGCCGTGGCTGCTTGCCAAGAGGCAGAAGTGAACACGGTTTGCGTGAGTCCAGGCGACGGCACTGAAGCTGTCCCCCACAGGAGTAAAGGAAGGTCCACATTCACCATCAAAGAAGCTTCAGTCTGTCCTGGACTCCCCCTGTCAGCCAGGGGTCTGATCCTGATCTAG
- the LOC128750635 gene encoding uncharacterized protein LOC128750635 isoform X1, giving the protein MRSGVSDGPVDELNMDSGGGIRAELGSQCHGLDKQRILELLRIRRTERASHLRRQEIVSSVRKTYEDFVQKASGYAMHWRVSPHPSGLIGRYPPHNLDTRLRVLRRQCSNAMEKQKEKLPTEGPLRMAASELATMKAISETSPQPLDTLLINELMAQSTISSSRATPMSPKTACSSPTLASSTRSARIHSNLRKKDDTDARGSSELPIITQTFHWHPMAAKRKRPAREGRQQMTSREPVMTSHQRPDTSLSSVDTHTPSELRALSLLYSQQTSTTSPCSSQTISRSRSQILFNSWEGEGEAGRLTEFPLVPHTFPKPPVAPKRSTVVAPLTSTAPTKGGTPHPLQVHPFQEVVRRSCSNELDEFSDPSQSISKCFLQLRSDNWKEKLQGLRNIKAMAREDPNLLQSKLHEVFQVLGEEVNKHSTVACEAIDTISALHEGLGRAMDRDTESKCLSLLMKCAQITNKIVQQQEEPAADAVTDHSVVEPDNTEADGESCPSRADVRSKPCSSASRTCTAKALGGDSPRASPKETEPPTRTPPSAQHTVQVQMKTRGKRPGDDKGLPLKHHPPLKPTNAPKKNQAKNCGRPVLAYGEAPSKKRGPRHGRNRQFQKGGSRSRKAQQAGSPSQNLALFFQQLSSDDWNKKLQGLKTMKALARRHPGILQAKLHQVCRVLGEEVGKLQLHSIVACEAINTIAALHRHLGKAMDQEAEMTGRTLLMKLAHTNNKLIHLQVNLALEALVKGCSPAKVLSSLVSPGLSHWCPTVRISTAKHLHQLADIVGEEFILTAENMVAERYLRAVSKMAIDGAAEVRSVTAPFIFHVLFHCRHVSDQNPWTGDAPASGSSTAVSRLVGQDCPLQRQASAGPSPH; this is encoded by the exons ATGCGGAGTGGTGTCAGTGATGGTCCAGTGGATGAACTCAACATGGACAGTGGAGGTGGCATCAGAGCTGAG CTGGGGAGTCAATGTCATGGACTCGACAAGCAGAGAATTCTGGAACTCCTCAGAATCCGAAGGACTGAACGGGCCTCGCATCTGAGACGTCAGGAAATAGTGTCAAGTGTCCGGAAGACTTATGAGGACTTTGTGCAGAAAGCATCCGGGTACGCGATGCACTGGCGTGTCTCGCCGCATCCATCAGGTTTGATCGGTAGGTACCCTCCTCACAACCTGGACACGAGGCTCCGGGTCCTGAGGAGGCAATGCTCTAATGCCATGGAGAAACAAAAGGAGAAGTTGCCCACTGAAGGTCCACTGAGAATGGCAGCCAGTGAGCTGGCCACGATGAAAGCCATCTCAGAAACCAGCCCTCAACCTCTCGACACCTTGCTGATCAATGAGTTGATGGCACAATCGACGATTTCTTCTTCAAGAGCAACTCCAATGTCTCCAAAAACGGCTTGCTCATCTCCAACACTAGCTTCATCAACAAGGAGCGCCCGAATCCATTCGAACCTGA GAAAAAAAGACGACACTGATGCCAGGGGTTCTTCAGAACTACCAATCATCACCCAAACCTTCCACTGGCATCCAATGGCTGCTAAGAGAAAAAGACCTGCCAGGGAGGGAAGACAGCAGATGACCAGTCGGGAGCCTGTCATGACTTCCCACCAGAGGCCCGATACAAGTCTCAGCAGCGTGGACACTCACACTCCCAGTGAGCTGAGAGCCCTCTCGCTTCTTTACTCCCAGCAAACCTCAACCACATCACCGTGTTCTTCACAGACAATAAGCAGGAGTCGCTCACAAATCCTGTTCAACTCCT GGGAAGGAGAAGGGGAAGCAGGAAGACTGACAGAATTCCCACTTGTTCCTCATACCTTCCCAAAACCTCCCGTGGCTCCGAAAAGGAGCACTGTGGTGGCGCCCTTGACTTCGACGGCACCCACGAAAGGAGGAACACCACATCCCTTACAAGTCCATCCATTCCAGGAGGTGGTCCGAAGGTCTTGTAGCAATGAGCTGGATGAGTTCTCTGACCCTTCGCAGAGCATCTCAAAGTGTTTCCTGCAGCTCCGTTCGGACAACTG GAAAGAGAAACTTCAAGGCCTACGGAATATTAAAGCAATGGCAAGAGAGGACCCAAATCTCCTGCAGTCCAAGCTGCATGAAGTATTTCAGGTCCTTGGAGAAGAG GTGAACAAACATTCCACGGTGGCCTGTGAGGCGATAGACACGATTTCTGCGCTCCACGAAGGCCTGGGCAGAGCTATGGACCGTGACACCGAGAGCAAGTGTCTCTCCTTGTTGATGAAGTGTGCCCAAATCACCAACAAGATcgtccagcagcaggaggagcccGCGGCTGATGCAGTGACGGACCACTCTGTGGTTGAGCCTGACAACACTGAGGCCGACGGAGAGTCGTGTCCCAGTCGGGCAGATGTGCGCTCAAAACCCTGCAGCAGTGCATCGAGGACCTGCACCGCCAAAGCACTGGGCGGAGATTCTCCGAGAGCAAGTCCTAAAGAAACGGAACCTCCGACAAGAACGCCCCCATCTGCACAACACACAGTTCAAGTTCAAATGAAGACGA GAGGTAAACGGCCAGGGGATGACAAGGGGCTTCCACTGAAACACCATCCGCCTCTTAAACCCACAAATGCTCCCAAAAAGAACCAGGCAAAGAACTGTGGCAGGCCCGTCCTTGCTTACGGGGAAGCTCCGTCGAAGAAAAGAGGACCACGTCACGGAAGGAACCGCCAGTTTCAGAAGGGCGGCAGTCGGTCTCGGAAGGCCCAGCAAGCTGGAAGTCCTTCTCAAAACCTCGCGCTTTTCTTCCAGCAGCTCAGCTCAGATGACTG GAATAAGAAACTACAGGGGCTGAAAACCATGAAGGCGCTAGCAAGACGGCATCCTGGCATCCTGCAGGCAAAGCTGCATCAAGTGTGTCGAGTCCTCGGGGAAGAG GTGGGGAAACTGCAACTTCACTCCATAGTGGCCTGCGAGGCCATAAACACCATCGCTGCGCTGCATCGGCACCTGGGGAAGGCCATGGACCAGGAGGCAGAGATGACCGGCCGCACCCTGCTCATGAAGCTGGCACACACCAACAACAAGCTCATCCATCTGCAGGTCAACCTTGCTCTGGAAGCACTGGTGAAGGGCTGCAGTCCAGCCAAAGTCCTGAGCTCCCTGGTCAGCCCCGGACTCAG TCACTGGTGTCCGACGGTGCGAATCAGTACAGCCAAACACCTGCACCAGCTGGCCGACATCGTGGGTGAGGAGTTCATCTTGACAGCAGAGAACATGGTTGCAGAGCGATATCTCCGAGCGGTCAGTAAAATGGCCATAGATGGCGCCGCTGAAGTCAGGTCAGTAACTGctcctttcatttttcatgttctaTTTCACTGTAGACATGTTTCTGATCAGAATCCATGGACGGGAGATGCTCCGGCGTCTGGATCCTCCACGGCGGTGTCGAGACTTGTGGGTCAAGATTGTCCCCTACAAAGACAAGCCTCAGCTGGACCAAGTCCTCACTAA